A genome region from Labilibaculum antarcticum includes the following:
- a CDS encoding thiolase C-terminal domain-containing protein yields the protein MNALRKKTYMTAGYNTISMGTGRNEFHPKKPRPGLEDYIREAGQASLKMIGGAENVDEGVIGNFMAARFNKQANLPAFLPMIDAGLKYKPAVSVEGACASGGLALTTGIKSILAETADVVLALGFEVQNTMKAMYGADVLAGAGWQNSRKEGHAYFFPGAFSDRAGAYYKKFGRETARKAMAKWYCNAIENARLCETAQEFHNTNKDLEGTANTPVNPRGFVDHLNVFDCSKVSDGASAIAIVSEEGLRKIGLDVKDAVEIVGFAHAVADITQKPENMTSLSTMKVAAEKAMAMAGITIDQLGTVEVHDCFSIAGIMALEAIGFAEEGKGSEFVLAGHTARCGKIPVNTTGGLIGWGHPTGATGVHQAVTIWEQLTGKAGKAQIEITKEKPYAMSVNMGGDDKSLVAIVYKRGE from the coding sequence ATGAACGCTTTACGTAAAAAAACATACATGACAGCCGGTTACAATACCATTTCAATGGGAACCGGAAGAAATGAATTTCATCCTAAAAAGCCGCGACCGGGTTTGGAGGATTACATCAGGGAAGCTGGACAAGCGAGCTTGAAGATGATTGGTGGAGCTGAAAATGTTGATGAAGGAGTGATTGGAAATTTTATGGCGGCTCGATTCAATAAGCAAGCTAATTTGCCTGCTTTTCTGCCTATGATTGATGCTGGCTTGAAGTACAAACCAGCCGTTAGCGTGGAAGGTGCTTGTGCATCTGGTGGTTTAGCTCTTACAACAGGAATTAAATCCATCTTGGCAGAAACGGCTGATGTTGTACTTGCTCTTGGTTTTGAAGTTCAGAATACCATGAAGGCGATGTACGGAGCTGATGTTCTTGCAGGTGCAGGATGGCAAAACTCACGTAAAGAGGGTCATGCTTACTTTTTTCCAGGTGCGTTTAGTGATCGTGCGGGTGCTTACTACAAAAAGTTTGGCCGGGAAACCGCTCGTAAGGCTATGGCTAAATGGTATTGCAATGCCATTGAAAATGCCCGCTTGTGCGAAACAGCTCAGGAATTCCACAATACCAATAAAGATCTGGAGGGAACGGCAAACACCCCTGTAAATCCAAGAGGCTTTGTTGATCATTTAAATGTTTTTGATTGTTCTAAGGTTTCTGATGGTGCTTCGGCAATTGCAATAGTTTCGGAAGAAGGTTTAAGAAAAATCGGATTAGACGTAAAAGATGCAGTTGAAATAGTAGGTTTTGCACATGCTGTCGCAGATATAACACAGAAACCTGAGAACATGACCAGTTTGTCGACCATGAAAGTGGCCGCAGAGAAGGCAATGGCAATGGCTGGAATTACTATTGATCAATTAGGAACTGTTGAGGTTCACGATTGTTTTTCCATTGCTGGGATTATGGCTCTGGAGGCTATTGGTTTTGCCGAAGAGGGAAAAGGTAGTGAATTCGTATTGGCAGGTCACACTGCCAGATGTGGGAAAATTCCGGTGAACACAACAGGTGGTTTAATTGGCTGGGGGCATCCAACTGGTGCAACCGGAGTACATCAGGCTGTAACCATTTGGGAGCAATTGACAGGAAAAGCAGGAAAAGCACAAATTGAAATAACAAAGGAAAAACCATATGCAATGTCTGTAAACATGGGCGGAGATGATAAGTCTTTGGTAGCTATTGTTTACAAACGTGGAGAATAA
- a CDS encoding 3-hydroxyacyl-CoA dehydrogenase family protein, whose translation MDLIRKMENVSVLGAAGKMGSGILVLLSLEMAKLKLGKKEDKEFVLNAIDVSQSALSNLLGYVKTQLLKHAEKNIVELRTWYQDREDLIDNEEIINQFVDDVMAMIQTSTRIETAYDSQLIFEAIKEDKALKVKLFSQIKQNNPNAWFLTNTSSIPIGGIEKEAGLHGDVIGYHFYNPPVIQKLLEIIKTDNTNDDLAAFSVNLAKTMRKIVVQSRDIAGFIGNGHFMRDALYALKLAGELAKTEGWAKAFFLVDTISRDLLIRPMGIFQLLDYVGIDVTRFILESMQPSFPNETLSNAVLNQMFDNEVRGGQYADGSQKDGIFKYQKGRIMEVYDLEQGKYILTEGIEMDCAAILGELPTLKVYWKSVVRDPNKADVLQKFFTELHQIGSVGANLAIAYGKNSKAIGQMLVDTKVAESKEDVNTVMETGFFHAYGPINEYF comes from the coding sequence ATGGATTTGATCCGAAAAATGGAAAATGTAAGTGTCTTAGGCGCCGCTGGTAAAATGGGAAGCGGTATTCTTGTTTTGTTGTCTCTTGAAATGGCCAAATTAAAATTGGGTAAAAAAGAGGATAAGGAATTTGTATTAAACGCAATTGATGTATCACAATCTGCTTTAAGCAATTTGTTGGGTTATGTGAAAACGCAATTGCTAAAGCACGCTGAAAAAAATATAGTTGAATTGCGCACTTGGTATCAGGATCGCGAGGATTTAATTGATAACGAAGAAATCATCAATCAGTTTGTGGATGATGTAATGGCAATGATACAAACATCGACTCGTATTGAAACGGCTTATGACTCGCAATTGATATTTGAAGCAATTAAAGAGGACAAAGCATTAAAAGTGAAATTGTTCTCACAAATCAAACAAAACAATCCAAATGCCTGGTTCTTAACCAATACTTCATCCATTCCAATTGGGGGAATCGAAAAAGAGGCCGGTTTACATGGGGATGTCATAGGATATCATTTTTACAATCCTCCGGTAATTCAAAAATTGCTGGAGATTATTAAAACAGACAATACGAATGATGATTTAGCTGCCTTTTCGGTGAATTTGGCCAAAACGATGCGCAAAATTGTTGTTCAATCAAGAGATATTGCCGGATTTATTGGAAATGGTCACTTTATGCGTGATGCATTGTATGCGTTGAAGCTGGCTGGAGAATTAGCTAAAACCGAAGGATGGGCGAAAGCTTTTTTCTTAGTTGACACCATCAGTCGTGATTTATTGATTCGACCTATGGGAATCTTTCAATTGCTGGATTATGTGGGAATTGATGTTACCCGATTTATACTGGAGAGTATGCAGCCATCATTTCCAAATGAGACCTTATCAAATGCTGTTTTGAATCAGATGTTTGATAATGAAGTGAGAGGTGGTCAGTATGCCGATGGATCGCAAAAGGATGGTATTTTTAAATATCAGAAAGGCAGAATAATGGAAGTTTACGATTTGGAGCAGGGAAAATACATTTTAACCGAAGGCATAGAAATGGATTGCGCCGCAATTTTGGGCGAATTACCAACTCTTAAAGTCTATTGGAAATCTGTTGTTCGCGATCCGAATAAAGCTGATGTCTTGCAGAAATTTTTTACTGAACTGCATCAAATTGGTAGTGTTGGAGCCAATTTGGCTATTGCTTATGGTAAAAACTCCAAAGCCATCGGTCAAATGCTTGTTGATACGAAAGTTGCTGAATCAAAAGAAGATGTGAATACCGTTATGGAAACAGGTTTCTTCCATGCATACGGACCCATTAACGAGTATTTTTAA